One window of Aspergillus oryzae RIB40 DNA, chromosome 3 genomic DNA carries:
- a CDS encoding uncharacterized protein (predicted protein) — protein MKDQNTTAPQVDIQQPQRTSIEHSLSHTTTTSSSNSSSSLPERPTTSTQSQTKSNHLSLKAGRLFVSRSRSRSKSPAPSDIPTTTRTRRSDSESTYILKRDKMARISIPRRSESPTQMSPPASPSSIKETHSTKRRSDAYHSRKSSDDYRRYSGTVNHYGRHSNDWLFGGFSLRDTVRGGVGRLRQRDDKS, from the coding sequence ATGAAAGATCAGAACACTACTGCTCCCCAAGTAGACATCCAGCAACCACAGCGGACAAGCATTGAGCATTCCCTCTCCCATACAACCACtacttcctcatccaactcTTCCTCAAGCCTTCCAGAAAGGCCCACTACCTCAACTCAATCTCAAACAAAGTCCAATCACCTCTCCCTGAAAGCAGGAAGACTCTTCGTTTCCCGCTCTCGCTCTCGGTCCAAATCCCCCGCTCCTAGCGacatcccaaccaccacacgCACGCGTCGCTCCGACTCAGAGAGCACCTACATCCTCAAACGCGACAAAATGGCTCGCATCAGCATTCCCCGTCGCTCTGAGAGCCCCACCCAAATGTCCCCCCCggcttccccttcttccatcAAGGAGACCCACTCCACAAAGCGCAGATCCGACGCCTACCACTCCCGCAAATCCAGTGACGACTACCGTCGCTACAGCGGAACCGTGAACCACTACGGTCGTCACTCGAACGACTGGTTGTTCGGAGGATTCAGTCTTCGCGACACTGTCCGCGGCGGTGTTGGCCGCTTGCGCCAGCGCGATGACAAGAGCTGA
- a CDS encoding uncharacterized protein (predicted protein), giving the protein MPKDPIYKGLGDVLGGIPLDSIQPRDGITTKVDLATLTSYNLLPKQRKTIVVPGSPSIWRPPNTPRKVKADAGKYQMDPNRHVFPKCSLEPLFRALSLTQPNMKLNDIDLVTDRRNLRLLLGFVSTRQPKAVRNSLTHNRIIRYMFGDVKIIMRYEVDGCTGSDKDIRTAMPISEVQRTPTGYTVLKCGQLVSPSRIIEIKTGAAGKNLVISKNTEQLWFSQTPFLCAGHYDEVGNFTSITKKNHLKLGTLQKWENSHQEQLKKLATLLRVIVELAKAAAWKKFALVSSENTLKVFGLTNQNDKGLPVDLHSMWE; this is encoded by the exons ATGCCGAAGGATCCGATTTACAAGGGTCTAGGGGATGTTCTAGGAGGAATTCCTCTAGATTCCATCCAGCCAAGAGATGGCATTACCACGAAGGTCGATCTAGCAACATTAACATCCTACAATCTACTTCCAAAACAGCGGAAAACAATCGTCGTTCCTG GCTCACCCTCCATATGGAGGCCACCGAATACACCAAGGAAGGTGAAGGCAGATGCGGGGAAATACCAGATGGATCCGAATCGACATGTATTTCCCAAATGTTCTCTCGAGCCACTGTTCAGAGCATTATCGCTCACACAGCCGAACATGAAACTGAATGACATCGATCTTGTGACGGACCGACGCAACCTCCGTCTTTTGCTGGGCTTC GTGTCCACCCGGCAACCAAAGGCAGTCAGGAATAGCTTGACACATAATCGAATTATTCGCTACATGTTCGGGGATGTCAAGATTATTATGCGATACGAAGTTGACGGTTGTACCGGATCTGACAAGGACATTCGCACGGCAATGCCTATATCAGAGGTCCAAAGGACTCCAACAGGCTATACAGTATTGAAGTGCGGGCAGTTGGTCTCCCCATCTCGAATAATCGAAATCAAAACTGGAGCAGCCGGGAAAAACCTGGTTATCTCTAAGAACACAGAACAGCTTTGGTTTTCCCAGACACCCTTTCTCTGCGCTGGTCATTACGATGAGGTTGGGAATTTTACAAGCATTACGAAAAAGAACCACTTGAAGTTGGGAACACTTCAGAAATGGGAGAATAgccatcaagaacagctAAAGAAACTTGCAACATTGCTTCGAGTAATCGTTGAATTGGCAAAAGCAGCAGCTTGGAAGAAATTCGCATTGGTTTCATCAGAAAACACATTGAAAGTTTTTGGTTTGACAAATCAGAATGATAAAGGACTACCTGTTGACTTGCACTCTATGTGGGAGTAG
- a CDS encoding CVNH domain-containing protein (predicted protein), with amino-acid sequence MSFHQSAEDIEIKDNHILFARLRNEDGDLKDAEINLDEFLGNDDGHFQWGGENFSHTADDVHFAIEGDDEVPVLRAVLLNGEGEPVESNVNLSERINNDDGAFVFA; translated from the exons ATGAGCTTCCACCAGTCTGCCGAGGATATCGAGATCAAAGATAACCACATCCTCTTCGCACGTCTCAGAAACGAGGACGGAGACCTAAAGGACGCCGAGATCAACCTCGATGAGTTCCTCGGAAATGACGACG GACACTTCCAGTGGGGCGGCGAGAACTTCTCCCACACGGCCGATGATGTCCATTTTGCGATCGAAGGAGACGACGAAGTGCCAGTTCTACGTGCAGTCCTGCTCAATGGCGAGGGAGAGCCCGTTGAGAGCAATGTAAATCTTTCTGAGCGAATCAACAATGACGACGGTGCCTTTGTCTTCGCGTGA
- a CDS encoding uncharacterized protein (predicted protein), with protein MFDRGKHESRRRKIDYGSPMETTYKDYAEARRSRYPNTYRETPPDERTKKDYENYSALTAESKAKNKEYLGLYKQEARRFDNYGRSDPQSFAEEKSFYKEHRAGLFPEQHERLVEPSRQRHEAMMSMANARDRYLADHRYGYYDYGQRKTHEGHRDRAYNNTLTARIDFDEHYKYAG; from the exons ATGTTCGACCGGGGAAAACACgagtcaagaagaagaaagatcgaCTATGGCTCTCCAATGGAGACCACATATAAGGACTACGCAGAGGCGCGGCGATCAAGATACCCGAATACCTATCGTGAAACGCCTCCCGATGAGCGCACCAAAAAGGACTATGAGAACTATTCAGCGCTTACTGCAGAGTCAAAGGCGAAGAACAAAGAGTATCTTGGCCTGTATAAGCAAGAGGCCCGACGGTTCGATAACTATGGACGGTCTGATCCACAATCCTTTGCAGAGGAGAAGAGCTTCTATAAGGAGCATAGGGCTGGACTTTTCCCTGAACAGCATGAAAGGCTGGTCGAACCTTCTCGGCAGAGACACGAAGCGATGATGAG CATGGCCAATGCGCGGGATAGATACCTTGCCGATCACCGCTATGGTTACTACGACTATGGGCAGCGCAAAACACACGAGGGTCACCGAGATAGAGCATACAATAACACCTTGACAGCTAGAATCGACTTTGATGAGCATTACAAATATGCTGGGTAA
- a CDS encoding uncharacterized protein (predicted protein) → MPASLLLLSPELLVNILQSLTSSRDLDAIVKASSQVYRVFASYKQSVVSAILLQAIPQEVELEFVLAYRAQRIWKLVPEDEEQRGGYRRGRYQELFDSLNQESTAILDQYKSGKGEQLHELISNRALLLDIWKFYSSFEHLLVSYGTRALSDLQHSSSVPNVLLSFTEKTRLQRAFYRWEIYTCLFQISQVFGDRPLRPAPATDPAPRFAAMLRPWEVEEISCVAQFYRVLLEELSDRIEEDFVTMAKEKMDARADVGGEKEEIGAMLDWFGLWWYDESSKGSERSEHIDYLISRGMLAVRKLTSAPLSIVRRMVVTSDSEAQGKKSILRGLHESGSHEEREGNEEEFIKRQAADDNSDDESLGHCNFGWLWAVGNDKTKWRWDIDLPVNYELRNRGYVFWDKARLLKCKKFQSPRDPVKDAFEFPVGYQEYSDQPGIQTKLKDFLISWDVVREMADEIRFRENGDDDSSVIDWRN, encoded by the coding sequence ATGCCTGCAAGTTTATTGTTATTGTCACCTGAATTACTGGTGAATATCCTGCAGTCTCTAACTTCCTCAAGAGATCTTGATGCGATAGTCAAAGCATCATCGCAAGTTTATCGGGTCTTTGCATCATACAAGCAGTCTGTTGTTTCCGCAATCTTACTTCAGGCTATACCCCAGGAGGTTGAGCTAGAGTTTGTCTTGGCGTACCGTGCACAGAGAATCTGGAAGCTGGTtcccgaagatgaagaacagcgTGGTGGATATCGACGCGGCAGGTACCAAGAGCTTTTCGATAGCTTGAATCAAGAGTCCACTGCTATCCTTGACCAATATAAGTCAGGAAAAGGTGAACAACTCCACGAGTTGATCTCCAATCGCGCGCTATTACTGGACATCTGGAAATTCTACAGCAGTTTCGAACACCTCCTGGTTTCATACGGCACCAGGGCACTCTCAGACCTGCAGCACTCTTCCTCTGTCCCAAATGTGCTGTTATCCTTTACCGAGAAGACCCGTTTACAGCGAGCCTTTTATCGGTGGGAAATATATACATGCCTGTTCCAGATATCACAGGTTTTTGGTGATCGTCCTCTCCGCCCGGCACCTGCAACTGACCCAGCACCAAGGTTTGCAGCAATGCTTCGTCCCtgggaagttgaagaaatatcCTGTGTAGCTCAGTTCTATAGAGTCCTTCTAGAAGAGCTTAGCGATAGGATCGAGGAAGACTTTGTGACAatggcaaaggagaaaatggaTGCGCGCGCCGATGTCGGCggtgagaaagaggaaattggGGCTATGCTGGATTGGTTTGGCCTATGGTGGTATGATGAATCCTCCAAGGGAAGCGAACGGTCAGAGCATATAGACTATCTGATCTCACGAGGAATGCTAGCCGTGCGGAAGCTGACCAGCGCACCCTTGTCAATTGTGAGAAGGATGGTTGTAACATCAGATTCAGAAGCTCAAGGTAAAAAGTCTATATTGCGTGGTTTGCACGAGTCGGGGTCTCatgaggaaagagaaggaaatgaagaagaattCATTAAAAGGCAAGCTGCAGATGACAattctgatgatgagagcCTCGGGCATTGCAATTTCGGCTGGCTATGGGCTGTCGGGAATGATAAGACGAAATGGAGATGGGATATCGATCTCCCTGTTAACTATGAGCTGAGGAATCGAGGATACGTTTTTTGGGACAAAGCACGACTACTGAAATGTAAAAAGTTCCAGTCTCCTCGTGACCCAGTGAAGGATGCGTTTGAGTTCCCTGTCGGTTATCAAGAGTATTCTGACCAACCGGGTATTCAGACCAAGCTCAAAGACTTCCTTATCAGTTGGGATGTTGTCAGAGAGATGGCGGATGAAATTCGCTTTCGGGagaatggagatgatgattctTCTGTGATAGACTGGAGGAACTAG